One genomic window of Brevundimonas vesicularis includes the following:
- a CDS encoding M28 family metallopeptidase, with the protein MRHALPAVSILALMMACCPALAQETAPNIDAARMNESVRVLASDDFEGRAPASAGEEKTVAWLVERFKAAGAEGGGPEGAFVQVAHLSRTRQDGPATVAATVGGKTIILERGPDVLVSSDRPTNHITVTDAPVVFVGYGATAPERQWDDFKDVDVRGKVIVVLVNDPDFQAPDGDPVAGKFDGNAMTFYGRWTYKFQEAGRRGAAGVLVVHETAGAGYPWSTLQNSSAAPKFDIVRASPDAERAAFQGWIQRAKAEELFTAAGLDFAALKDSARSADFKPVVLSGLTMSVDFGQIADKVETKNVIARIPGSERPNETVMYGAHWDGYGVGTPNAQGDKIYNAAVDNATGVAALLELAHAFAEGPRPERSVVFAAWSGEEAGLLGSTYYAANPVWPLETTVANINVDSLLPGTEIDPNVVVIGKGKNQLDDILARHATETGRTLIADPAPQAGAFYRSDHFPLALKGVPALFPAAGFTGASAVSRDYVQNRYHQPTDEWDSTWTMDAAAADVALIYAVGRELANGDQWPEWNAGAEFGPARDASKASRR; encoded by the coding sequence ATGCGCCACGCCCTCCCCGCTGTTTCCATCCTGGCCCTGATGATGGCCTGCTGTCCGGCCCTGGCGCAGGAGACGGCACCGAACATCGACGCCGCGCGGATGAATGAGTCGGTTCGGGTTCTGGCGTCGGACGATTTCGAAGGCCGCGCCCCCGCCTCGGCCGGCGAGGAAAAGACCGTCGCCTGGCTGGTCGAACGGTTCAAGGCCGCGGGGGCCGAGGGCGGCGGGCCGGAGGGCGCCTTCGTCCAGGTCGCCCATCTGTCGCGCACGCGCCAGGACGGTCCGGCCACCGTCGCCGCGACCGTCGGCGGCAAGACCATCATCCTGGAGCGCGGTCCCGATGTCCTGGTGTCCAGCGACCGGCCGACCAACCACATCACGGTGACCGACGCGCCTGTGGTCTTCGTCGGCTACGGTGCCACGGCGCCCGAGCGCCAGTGGGACGATTTCAAGGACGTGGACGTGCGCGGCAAGGTCATCGTCGTCCTGGTCAACGATCCCGACTTCCAGGCGCCCGACGGCGACCCGGTCGCGGGCAAGTTCGACGGAAACGCCATGACCTTCTATGGCCGCTGGACCTACAAGTTCCAGGAGGCGGGCCGTCGCGGCGCGGCGGGGGTGCTGGTGGTGCATGAGACGGCCGGCGCAGGCTATCCCTGGTCCACGCTGCAGAACTCATCGGCCGCGCCCAAGTTCGACATCGTGCGCGCCAGCCCCGACGCCGAGCGCGCGGCGTTCCAGGGCTGGATCCAGCGCGCCAAGGCGGAAGAGCTGTTCACCGCCGCCGGCCTGGATTTCGCCGCCCTGAAGGACAGCGCGCGCAGCGCCGATTTTAAACCCGTCGTCCTGAGCGGCCTGACGATGAGCGTCGATTTCGGCCAGATCGCCGACAAGGTGGAGACCAAGAACGTCATCGCCCGCATTCCCGGTTCGGAACGCCCGAACGAGACCGTCATGTACGGCGCCCATTGGGACGGCTACGGCGTCGGCACGCCGAACGCACAGGGCGACAAGATCTATAATGCGGCGGTGGACAATGCGACCGGCGTCGCGGCTCTGCTGGAACTGGCCCACGCCTTCGCCGAAGGTCCGCGCCCCGAACGCTCGGTCGTCTTCGCCGCCTGGTCGGGCGAGGAGGCGGGCCTTCTGGGTTCGACCTATTACGCCGCCAATCCGGTCTGGCCGCTGGAGACCACGGTCGCCAACATCAACGTCGACAGCCTGCTGCCCGGAACCGAGATCGATCCGAACGTCGTCGTCATCGGCAAGGGCAAGAACCAGTTGGACGACATTCTGGCGCGCCATGCGACCGAGACGGGCCGCACCCTGATCGCCGATCCGGCGCCCCAGGCCGGGGCCTTCTATCGCTCGGACCATTTCCCCCTGGCGCTGAAGGGCGTGCCGGCCCTGTTCCCGGCGGCGGGCTTCACCGGCGCCAGCGCGGTCAGCCGCGACTATGTCCAGAACCGCTATCATCAGCCCACGGACGAATGGGATTCGACCTGGACGATGGACGCCGCCGCCGCCGATGTGGCCCTGATCTACGCGGTCGGTCGCGAGCTGGCGAACGGCGACCAATGGCCGGAATGGAACGCCGGCGCCGAGTTCGGCCCGGCGCGGGACGCCTCGAAGGCTTCGCGGCGCTAG
- a CDS encoding MarC family protein, whose protein sequence is MNAVDLGVNLFVTLFALLDPIGNLPIFAAATAGATLRQRISVSALICAFAAVFLAFFLFTGLGLLQFFGISLAAFRIAGGILLLFLGLDMARGDFLAMFADKDALADSKDVRGYARRRFQRLVVPFAIPLMIGPGAISAVIIQAGEAAKLGYAGTMGSLVAIAAACAVSFVCFALTGSLSRLLGEVGMAIIVKVLGLILCALAIQFILLGLGEAIPGMISGAVTTPYPATK, encoded by the coding sequence ATGAACGCAGTCGATTTAGGTGTCAACCTGTTCGTGACCCTGTTCGCCCTGCTGGACCCGATCGGCAATCTGCCGATCTTCGCCGCCGCGACGGCCGGGGCGACCCTGCGTCAGCGGATTTCGGTCTCGGCCCTGATCTGCGCCTTCGCCGCCGTTTTCCTGGCCTTCTTCCTGTTCACGGGCCTGGGCCTGTTGCAGTTCTTCGGCATTTCGCTGGCGGCGTTCCGCATCGCGGGCGGCATACTGCTGCTGTTCCTGGGGCTGGACATGGCGCGCGGCGACTTCCTGGCCATGTTCGCCGACAAGGATGCGCTGGCGGATTCCAAGGACGTGCGCGGCTACGCCCGTCGACGTTTCCAGCGTCTGGTCGTGCCCTTCGCCATTCCGCTGATGATCGGCCCCGGCGCCATTTCGGCGGTCATCATCCAGGCGGGCGAGGCGGCCAAGCTAGGCTACGCCGGGACCATGGGCTCGCTGGTCGCGATCGCGGCGGCCTGCGCCGTCTCCTTCGTCTGTTTCGCGCTGACCGGGTCGCTCAGCCGCCTGCTGGGCGAGGTCGGCATGGCGATCATCGTCAAGGTTCTGGGCCTGATCCTGTGCGCCCTGGCGATCCAGTTCATCCTGCTGGGCCTGGGCGAGGCCATTCCCGGCATGATCTCCGGCGCGGTGACGACGCCCTATCCGGCGACCAAGTAA
- a CDS encoding metallopeptidase family protein, with amino-acid sequence MTDPIAPSLDDFARLAQEAFDALPGPFKDAAGEVVIRIDDFADEATLAEMEIEDPFELTGLYHGVDIGRRDSLGPAAEPSRVFLYRRPILDEWCERGDVGIGELIAHVLIHEIGHHLGLTDDDIHAIEDEAD; translated from the coding sequence ATGACCGACCCGATCGCCCCCTCTCTCGATGACTTCGCCCGCCTGGCTCAAGAGGCGTTCGACGCCCTGCCCGGACCGTTCAAAGACGCGGCGGGCGAGGTGGTCATCCGCATCGACGACTTCGCCGACGAAGCGACGCTGGCGGAGATGGAGATCGAGGACCCGTTCGAGCTGACGGGCCTGTATCATGGCGTGGACATCGGCCGGCGCGACAGCCTGGGCCCGGCGGCCGAGCCGTCGCGGGTCTTCCTCTATCGCCGCCCTATCCTGGACGAATGGTGCGAGCGCGGCGACGTGGGGATCGGCGAACTGATCGCCCACGTCCTAATCCACGAGATCGGCCACCATCTGGGCCTGACTGACGACGACATCCACGCCATCGAGGACGAGGCGGACTGA
- a CDS encoding TIGR03862 family flavoprotein, whose product MQQSPSLTTSRTVHVIGAGPAGLMAAERLAQAGAAVVVHDRMPSVARKLLMAGRGGLNLTHSEPLDRFLTRYGPAQPTAAAWIDRFTPADLTAWVEALGQETFVGSSGRVFPKAMKASPLVRAWLTRLEAQGVEIRTRSRWTDWRDGALVFETPDGERLERPDAVVLALGGASWPRLGSDGAWAPWLEAQGAAVSPFRPANVGFDVAWSALFRDRFAGRPLKGVAVTHGGRTARGEAMIARYGIEGGAIYALSATLRTTVETEERAEIQIDLKPDVAIGKVTDRLSKPRGKASLSNHLRKVVGLEAAAVALLYEAGPLPASPRALAERIKAMPLILTGVQGLERAISSAGGVKLDGVDERLMLAARPGVFVAGEMLDWEAPTGGYLLQASFASAVVAADGVIDWLDSRD is encoded by the coding sequence ATGCAACAGTCGCCCAGTCTTACGACCTCTCGCACCGTTCACGTGATCGGCGCCGGTCCCGCCGGATTGATGGCGGCCGAACGGCTGGCGCAAGCAGGGGCGGCGGTCGTGGTACACGACCGGATGCCGTCCGTGGCCCGCAAGCTGCTGATGGCCGGACGCGGCGGGCTGAACCTGACGCATTCGGAACCACTGGACCGGTTCCTGACGCGCTATGGTCCCGCCCAGCCGACGGCCGCCGCCTGGATCGACCGGTTCACGCCTGCCGACCTGACCGCCTGGGTCGAGGCCCTGGGGCAGGAGACCTTCGTCGGCTCAAGCGGGCGGGTGTTTCCGAAGGCCATGAAGGCCTCGCCGCTGGTGCGGGCCTGGCTGACGCGGCTGGAGGCGCAGGGCGTCGAGATCCGCACGCGCTCGCGCTGGACCGATTGGCGCGACGGCGCGCTGGTGTTTGAGACGCCGGACGGGGAGCGGCTGGAACGGCCCGACGCCGTGGTCCTGGCTCTGGGCGGCGCCAGCTGGCCGCGCCTGGGTTCGGACGGGGCCTGGGCCCCATGGCTGGAAGCGCAGGGCGCCGCCGTGTCGCCGTTCCGACCGGCCAATGTCGGCTTCGACGTGGCCTGGTCGGCGCTGTTTCGTGACCGGTTCGCGGGCCGACCGCTGAAAGGCGTCGCTGTCACCCATGGCGGCCGGACGGCGCGGGGCGAGGCGATGATCGCCCGCTACGGCATCGAGGGCGGCGCGATCTATGCGCTGTCCGCGACGCTCAGGACGACGGTCGAGACGGAGGAGCGCGCCGAGATCCAGATCGACCTGAAGCCCGATGTGGCGATCGGAAAAGTGACCGACCGGCTGTCGAAGCCGCGCGGCAAGGCCAGCCTGTCGAACCATCTGCGCAAGGTTGTCGGACTGGAGGCGGCCGCCGTCGCCCTGCTGTATGAGGCCGGCCCCCTGCCCGCTTCGCCTCGGGCCTTGGCCGAACGGATCAAGGCCATGCCGCTGATCCTGACCGGTGTTCAGGGACTGGAGCGGGCGATCTCCTCGGCGGGCGGCGTCAAACTGGACGGCGTGGACGAACGGCTGATGCTGGCGGCGCGACCGGGAGTCTTCGTCGCCGGCGAGATGCTGGATTGGGAGGCGCCGACCGGCGGCTATCTGCTTCAGGCCAGCTTCGCCTCCGCCGTCGTCGCGGCCGACGGCGTCATCGACTGGCTCGACAGCCGGGACTGA
- a CDS encoding M20/M25/M40 family metallo-hydrolase, with protein sequence MSRLLAFVSAAALLATPVAAQSVDRVAVNGIIDQGLNHSQVMQTAAYLTDRIGGRMTNSPQMREAERWAQQQFRDYGLSDVRAEGFEFGRGWSIVRSSARMTAPRPLDLRAIPVAWTPSTNGVISGGVIVAPISKVEDFDKWRGKLAGKIVMLSQPGTGSEPTEPAFRRWTSAELAERNTYNQPQHSPAAIERSLKTVNFANQLDAFLTEQGALAWVRISQRDGGLLHGTGYTYQVGATPRLAGMELAAEDYRRLARLALTDAPPTLELMSEVRFHDEDVNAYNILADIPGTARGTEYVMAGAHLDSWVASDGAVDNAAGSAVVMEAARILKALNVKPKRTIRFGLWNGEEQGILGSLAYVDRHLATRAASNDPALAGLPDNRTWRSRWPIEPRAGYRDLVAYFNLDNGSGKIRGINAEGNVAAAPIFQEWLAPFASMGATTVSLRNSGGTDHVYMQTVGVPGYQFIQDPLDYSSRLHHTSIDSYDHLKAEDLRQAAIILASFLLNAANRDEPLPRMPLPTQPTPSDPFEYPAAD encoded by the coding sequence ATGTCGCGTCTGCTCGCCTTCGTCTCCGCCGCCGCTCTTCTCGCCACGCCGGTCGCCGCCCAGTCGGTGGACCGCGTCGCCGTCAACGGCATCATCGACCAGGGGCTGAACCACAGCCAAGTGATGCAGACCGCCGCCTATCTGACCGACCGGATCGGCGGACGGATGACCAACTCGCCCCAGATGCGCGAGGCCGAACGCTGGGCGCAGCAGCAGTTCCGCGACTACGGTCTGTCCGACGTGCGCGCCGAGGGGTTCGAGTTCGGCCGGGGCTGGTCCATCGTCCGCTCCAGCGCCCGAATGACCGCGCCGCGCCCGCTGGATCTGCGCGCCATCCCGGTGGCCTGGACGCCCTCGACCAATGGCGTGATAAGCGGCGGCGTGATCGTGGCCCCGATCTCCAAGGTCGAGGACTTCGACAAATGGCGCGGCAAGCTGGCGGGCAAGATCGTCATGCTGTCCCAGCCGGGCACGGGGTCGGAGCCGACCGAGCCGGCCTTCCGCCGCTGGACCAGCGCCGAACTGGCCGAGCGCAACACCTATAATCAGCCCCAGCATTCGCCGGCCGCCATCGAACGCTCGCTGAAGACCGTCAACTTCGCCAATCAGCTGGACGCCTTCCTGACCGAGCAGGGTGCCCTGGCCTGGGTGCGGATTTCCCAGCGTGACGGCGGCCTGCTGCACGGCACAGGCTACACCTATCAGGTCGGCGCCACGCCGAGGCTGGCGGGGATGGAGCTGGCGGCCGAGGATTATCGCCGTCTGGCGCGCCTCGCCCTGACCGACGCGCCGCCGACGCTGGAGCTGATGAGCGAGGTCCGCTTCCACGACGAGGACGTCAACGCCTACAACATCCTGGCCGACATCCCCGGCACGGCGCGCGGAACTGAATACGTCATGGCCGGCGCCCACCTGGACAGCTGGGTCGCCTCGGACGGGGCTGTCGACAACGCCGCCGGCAGCGCTGTGGTCATGGAGGCCGCCCGCATCCTGAAGGCGCTCAACGTCAAGCCCAAACGCACCATCCGTTTCGGCCTGTGGAACGGCGAGGAGCAAGGCATTCTGGGCTCTCTCGCCTATGTCGACCGTCATCTGGCGACGCGGGCTGCGTCGAACGATCCGGCGCTGGCGGGCCTGCCGGACAACCGCACCTGGCGCAGCCGCTGGCCGATCGAGCCGCGCGCCGGCTATCGCGATCTGGTCGCCTATTTCAATCTGGACAACGGCTCGGGCAAGATTCGCGGCATCAACGCCGAGGGCAATGTCGCCGCCGCCCCGATCTTCCAGGAATGGCTGGCGCCGTTCGCCAGCATGGGCGCGACGACGGTCTCGCTGCGCAATTCGGGCGGCACCGACCACGTCTATATGCAGACTGTCGGCGTGCCGGGATATCAGTTCATCCAGGACCCGCTCGACTATTCCAGCCGCCTGCACCACACCAGCATCGACAGCTACGACCACCTGAAGGCCGAGGACCTGCGTCAGGCGGCCATCATTCTGGCCAGCTTCCTGCTGAACGCCGCCAACCGCGACGAGCCCCTGCCCCGCATGCCGCTGCCGACCCAGCCCACGCCGAGCGATCCGTTCGAATATCCGGCGGCGGACTGA
- the htpX gene encoding zinc metalloprotease HtpX: protein MNHLKTFILLAAMTALFAGVGYMIGRGPGMAIALLLAGGMNLFSYWNADKIVLKMYRAQPVDEQHPNAVVRNYVADVRQMARDAGLPQPQVAIIPNDQPNAFATGRNPENAAVCATTGLLDMLTREEVRAVMAHELAHVKNRDTLIMTVTATIAGAIAALANFALFFGGNDRERPGGVIGTIAQMLLAPMAAGLVQMAISRGREYEADRVGAEIAGDPQALASALQKIDAYARRITNQTAERNPASGQMFIINPLAGRGADNLFSTHPATGNRVRALMELGAKMGMQPRHRTPDLTQPRPAAGFTTTGVPTTPTEPRGPWG, encoded by the coding sequence ATGAACCATCTGAAGACCTTCATTCTGTTGGCGGCGATGACGGCCCTGTTCGCAGGGGTCGGCTATATGATCGGTCGCGGCCCCGGCATGGCCATCGCCCTGCTGCTCGCGGGCGGGATGAATCTGTTCAGCTACTGGAACGCCGACAAGATCGTGCTGAAGATGTATCGGGCCCAGCCGGTCGACGAGCAGCACCCCAACGCCGTGGTCCGCAACTATGTCGCCGACGTGCGTCAGATGGCCCGCGACGCCGGCCTGCCCCAGCCGCAGGTCGCCATCATTCCCAATGATCAGCCCAACGCCTTCGCCACCGGCCGAAACCCCGAGAACGCCGCCGTCTGCGCCACCACCGGCCTGCTGGACATGCTGACGCGCGAGGAGGTGCGCGCGGTGATGGCGCACGAGCTGGCCCATGTGAAGAACCGCGACACCCTGATCATGACGGTGACGGCGACCATCGCCGGCGCCATCGCGGCCCTCGCCAACTTCGCCCTGTTCTTCGGCGGCAACGACCGCGAGCGGCCGGGCGGCGTCATTGGCACGATCGCCCAGATGCTGCTGGCGCCCATGGCCGCCGGTCTGGTACAGATGGCCATCAGCCGAGGCCGCGAATATGAGGCCGACCGCGTCGGCGCCGAAATCGCCGGCGATCCCCAGGCCCTGGCTTCGGCCCTGCAGAAGATCGACGCCTACGCCCGACGGATCACCAATCAGACGGCCGAGCGCAATCCGGCCTCGGGTCAGATGTTCATCATCAATCCGCTGGCGGGCCGTGGCGCGGACAATCTGTTCTCGACCCATCCGGCGACGGGAAACCGCGTCCGGGCCTTGATGGAGCTGGGCGCGAAGATGGGCATGCAGCCGCGCCACCGCACGCCGGACCTGACCCAGCCGCGCCCGGCCGCCGGTTTCACGACCACCGGCGTCCCGACCACTCCAACGGAGCCGCGCGGCCCCTGGGGGTGA
- a CDS encoding DUF1674 domain-containing protein → MTEHPTLAPDDADETPAAAPVFNADVPHATPERPLSEAARRALQEAADRRAAETTLQADTEYGGPTGPEPTRFGDWEKKGLAVDF, encoded by the coding sequence GTGACCGAACATCCCACCCTCGCGCCGGATGACGCCGACGAAACGCCGGCGGCAGCGCCCGTTTTCAACGCCGACGTGCCCCACGCCACGCCTGAACGGCCGCTCAGCGAGGCCGCGCGGCGCGCGCTTCAGGAAGCGGCGGATCGTCGCGCGGCGGAAACGACCCTTCAGGCGGACACGGAATACGGCGGTCCGACCGGTCCCGAACCGACCCGTTTCGGCGACTGGGAGAAGAAGGGGCTGGCGGTCGATTTCTGA
- the pyrF gene encoding orotidine-5'-phosphate decarboxylase, producing the protein MTDPQTLSDRAPDERIICALDVPTTAEAAALAERIGDAIGFYKVGLQLFAVDGMALARELKAQGRKIFLDWKLHDIGATVEKATANLAGADCDLLTVHARPQVMAAAARGAAGSKMKVLGVTVLTSLTAEDLAADDHNLSPADLVERRVRQALEAGIDGVVSSPHEAARARALAVEAGRPDFLIVTPGVRPVGAALDDQARAATPQAALESGATHLVIGRPITASSDPRAAAQAIAQQIALI; encoded by the coding sequence ATGACCGATCCCCAAACCCTCTCCGATCGTGCGCCCGACGAGCGGATCATCTGCGCCCTCGACGTGCCGACCACAGCCGAGGCGGCCGCTTTGGCCGAGCGGATCGGCGATGCGATCGGCTTCTACAAGGTCGGACTGCAACTGTTCGCGGTCGACGGCATGGCGCTGGCGCGGGAACTTAAGGCGCAGGGGCGAAAGATCTTCCTGGATTGGAAACTGCACGACATCGGCGCGACCGTGGAGAAGGCGACGGCCAATCTGGCGGGCGCCGACTGCGACCTGCTGACGGTGCATGCGCGGCCCCAGGTCATGGCGGCGGCGGCGCGCGGCGCGGCGGGCTCGAAGATGAAGGTGCTGGGGGTTACGGTCCTGACCAGCCTGACGGCCGAGGATTTGGCCGCCGACGACCACAACCTGTCTCCGGCCGATCTGGTCGAGCGGCGGGTGCGGCAGGCGCTGGAGGCCGGGATCGACGGCGTCGTCTCCAGCCCGCATGAGGCGGCGCGTGCCCGGGCTCTGGCGGTCGAGGCGGGCCGGCCCGACTTCCTGATCGTCACGCCCGGCGTGCGACCCGTCGGCGCCGCGCTGGACGACCAGGCGCGGGCGGCGACGCCACAGGCGGCGCTTGAGAGCGGCGCGACCCATCTGGTCATCGGCCGGCCGATCACGGCGTCGAGCGATCCTCGCGCGGCCGCGCAAGCGATCGCACAGCAGATCGCCCTGATCTGA
- a CDS encoding sensor histidine kinase yields the protein MAEADIAYVATAGAAGLAMAVSAWALLLRGRLHETAVAAERERVEALADLSRHDAMLRAFDDVSLALTPDGQAAGLPIGSAELIARLAGEDAEAGAAVLNKLRITHGALIDALVHEGQAFEGLVALDDVEPWRIEGRVAGGSAWLRLSPASRFTLTGADATESGLALLGDASPTPTWVVDGTGKLAWANRAWLNETNSESIDDAVEKGVSFDRGADALVAEAARLGVRQEGFRWTTGGGARRAWRIIAEPAGGGAVTAFAIEVTEAEETRDTLRRHVDAHDETLNHLADAVAIFGPQKRLAFHNTAFQTLFDIDAAWLDERPTHAELLDRLRQRRSLPEVVDYAGWKARELEFYGASEASPDDSWSLPDGRTLRVVRQPHPLGGILLIFSDITDELKLRSRFNAQIQVQRATLDKLNDAVAVFGSDGRLRLHNEAFETFWNLSADKIATASDFDALAELCKAVLPDPALWLGLKARVADPDPESRVAISGEGRTVDGRVAAWQTRPLPDGATLVAFSDVTARRGLEQALVQREQALAESQALKREFVGSVSYELRTPLTTIVGYSELLEVMGDLPERSRQHAGAIRIAASQLARSIDDVLDMAQIDAGEMELSLGDLRVCDLLSQAAEKVRARVEGRGATLTVSCPADLKPIRADEHRIGQALDHLLENAARAVSEGGAVELKAETGPSEIRLTVSDTGRGIPYHLQAHVFDRFVRRERGGPGVGLALVKALVELHGGWAEVESEPGKGAAFILHLPLGAATTAAAPELQLEL from the coding sequence ATGGCCGAGGCCGACATCGCCTATGTCGCCACAGCGGGCGCAGCCGGACTGGCCATGGCCGTCAGCGCCTGGGCCTTGCTGCTGCGTGGGCGGTTGCATGAGACCGCCGTCGCCGCCGAGCGCGAGCGGGTTGAGGCCCTGGCCGACCTCAGCCGCCATGACGCCATGCTGCGCGCCTTCGATGACGTCAGCCTGGCCCTGACGCCGGACGGGCAGGCGGCCGGTCTGCCGATCGGTTCGGCCGAACTGATCGCGCGGCTGGCGGGTGAAGACGCCGAGGCCGGGGCCGCCGTCCTGAACAAACTCCGGATCACCCACGGCGCGCTGATCGACGCCCTGGTTCACGAAGGTCAGGCGTTCGAAGGTCTGGTCGCGCTGGACGATGTGGAGCCCTGGCGGATCGAGGGCCGGGTTGCGGGCGGTTCCGCCTGGCTGCGGCTGTCGCCCGCCTCGCGCTTCACCCTGACCGGGGCAGATGCGACCGAAAGCGGCCTGGCCCTGTTGGGCGACGCCTCGCCGACCCCGACCTGGGTCGTGGACGGGACCGGCAAGCTGGCCTGGGCCAACCGCGCCTGGCTGAACGAAACCAATTCCGAGAGCATCGATGACGCCGTCGAAAAGGGCGTGTCCTTCGACCGCGGCGCCGACGCCCTGGTCGCCGAGGCCGCGCGGCTGGGCGTGCGCCAGGAGGGCTTCCGCTGGACGACCGGCGGCGGCGCGCGGCGCGCCTGGCGCATCATCGCCGAGCCTGCGGGCGGCGGCGCCGTCACCGCCTTCGCCATTGAGGTGACCGAGGCGGAAGAGACGCGCGACACCCTGCGCCGCCACGTCGACGCCCATGACGAAACGCTGAACCACCTGGCCGACGCCGTCGCGATCTTCGGTCCGCAAAAGCGGCTGGCCTTCCACAACACCGCCTTCCAGACTCTGTTCGACATCGACGCGGCCTGGCTGGACGAACGTCCGACCCATGCCGAGCTGCTGGACCGCCTGCGCCAGCGTCGCAGCCTGCCCGAAGTCGTCGATTACGCCGGCTGGAAGGCACGTGAGCTGGAGTTCTATGGCGCGTCGGAGGCCTCGCCGGACGACAGCTGGTCCCTGCCGGACGGGCGCACCCTGCGCGTCGTGCGCCAGCCGCACCCGCTGGGCGGCATTCTGCTGATTTTCTCGGACATCACCGACGAGCTGAAGCTGCGCAGCCGCTTCAACGCCCAGATCCAGGTCCAGCGCGCGACGCTGGACAAGCTGAACGACGCGGTCGCGGTGTTCGGCTCCGACGGCCGACTGCGGCTGCACAATGAGGCGTTCGAGACCTTCTGGAACCTGTCAGCGGACAAGATCGCGACGGCCTCGGACTTCGACGCCCTGGCCGAACTGTGCAAGGCCGTGCTGCCCGATCCCGCCCTATGGCTGGGGCTGAAGGCGCGCGTCGCCGATCCCGATCCCGAAAGCCGCGTCGCCATTTCCGGCGAGGGCCGGACCGTGGACGGTCGCGTCGCCGCCTGGCAGACCCGCCCCCTGCCGGACGGCGCGACCCTGGTCGCCTTCTCGGACGTGACGGCCCGACGCGGGCTGGAGCAGGCGCTGGTGCAGCGCGAACAGGCCCTCGCCGAAAGCCAGGCGCTGAAGCGCGAGTTCGTCGGCAGCGTCTCCTATGAGCTGCGCACGCCGCTGACGACCATCGTCGGCTATTCCGAACTTCTGGAGGTCATGGGCGACCTGCCCGAGCGCAGCCGCCAGCACGCGGGCGCCATCCGCATTGCCGCCAGCCAGCTGGCCCGCTCCATCGACGACGTGCTGGACATGGCCCAGATCGACGCGGGCGAGATGGAGCTGTCGCTGGGCGACCTCAGGGTCTGCGACTTGCTGAGCCAGGCCGCCGAAAAGGTCCGGGCGCGGGTCGAGGGGCGCGGCGCCACCCTGACCGTGTCCTGTCCCGCTGATCTCAAACCCATCCGGGCCGACGAACACCGCATCGGCCAGGCGCTGGATCATCTGCTGGAGAACGCGGCGCGCGCCGTGTCCGAAGGCGGGGCGGTCGAGCTGAAAGCCGAGACCGGGCCGTCCGAAATCCGCCTGACGGTGTCCGACACCGGGCGCGGCATTCCCTATCATTTGCAGGCCCACGTCTTCGACCGCTTCGTGCGGCGCGAGCGCGGCGGTCCCGGCGTGGGTCTGGCCCTGGTCAAGGCCCTGGTCGAACTGCACGGCGGCTGGGCCGAGGTCGAAAGCGAGCCAGGCAAGGGCGCCGCCTTCATCCTGCATCTGCCGCTGGGCGCCGCGACCACCGCCGCCGCGCCCGAGCTTCAGCTGGAACTCTAG